Below is a window of Mus caroli chromosome 2, CAROLI_EIJ_v1.1, whole genome shotgun sequence DNA.
tttctctttttttttttttttgcggttTTGCCTACAGACGCCCCGGCCCCCACTCCTAGAGGGGGTgacctttctgtttctccttctccttgttcTCCAGTGGGGCAATGTGCGAGTGATGGAGCCGGGTCCCCTCTAGCAGGGAGGATGGCCCGTTACTTTGCTGGTGCTGGAAGGAGGAGCCAGGGTAGTGGCCGATGACCTCGCTGTAGGTGGGGGGCGGCCCCTCCATGCGCCCACCGCTGCTGTAGCAGGTGGCGCTGATGCCCGAGTTACTGCTGGGGGGACAGGGGCCCCCCAGCATGGTGCTGTCTATAAGGTCACTGTCGAAGATGGTCCGGTTAGGGGGTGCGCGCACAGATTCCCGGTTCAGCTCCAGCTGTTGCTCAGGGTCCCGTAGCTGGAGGGTGCAGGGGCCCTGGTAGGGTGGGGGCTCCTCCCCATCAGACAGTGAGATGGTGGGTGGCAGGGCAATTTCGTGCTGCAGGTAGGGGT
It encodes the following:
- the Pmepa1 gene encoding protein TMEPAI, translated to MGVNGTAAAAAGQPNVSCACNCQRSLFPSMEITELEFVQIVVIVVVMMVMVVMITCLLSHYKLSARSLISRHSQARRRDDGLSSEGCLWPSESTVSGGMPEPQVYAPPRPTDRLAVPPFVQRSRFQPTYPYLQHEIALPPTISLSDGEEPPPYQGPCTLQLRDPEQQLELNRESVRAPPNRTIFDSDLIDSTMLGGPCPPSSNSGISATCYSSGGRMEGPPPTYSEVIGHYPGSSFQHQQSNGPSSLLEGTRLHHSHIAPLENKEKEKQKGHPL